The Streptomyces sp. NBC_01276 genome contains the following window.
CAGGCCGGAGTGGAACGAGGAGTTGATCCCGTGCCCGGTGAAGTCGCGGACCACGCCGTACCCGAAGCGCTTCGCGTACGACTCGATGACCCGGCCGATGACGTTGATCTGGCGGCCCGGCTTGACCGCCTTGATCGCCCGGTTCAGGGCCTCGCGGGTGCGCTCCACCAGCAGCCGGGACTCCTCGTCCACCTCGCCGCACAGGTAGGTGGCGTTGTTGTCGCCGTGCACCCCGCCGATGTACGCGGTCACGTCGAGGTTCACGATGTCGCCGTCCTTCAGGACGGTCGAGTCGGGGATCCCGTGGCAGATGACCTCGTTGAGCGAGGAACACAGGGACTTCGGGAAGCCCCGGTACCCCAGCGTCGACGGGTAGGCGCCGTGGTCGCACATGAACTCGTGCGCGACCCGGTCCAGCTCATCGGTGGTCACCCCCGGGGCGATGTGCTTGGCGGCCTCCTCCATCGCCCTGGCGGCGATCCGGCCGGCGATGCGCATCGCCTCGATGGTCTCGGCCGACTGCACCTCCGGTCCGGTGTACGGGGTGGGCATCGGCTTGCCCACGTACTCGGGCCGGCGGATGTTACCGGGAACGGAACGGACGGGAGAGAGCTCGCCTGGTACGAGCAGCGACTGGCCAGACATGCAAGCGAGTGTATCCAGCGGGTATGGGGCAGCATGGCGGACAGAGGAAGGAGCCGACGATGGCCCTGTTCAAGAAGCGCCAGGTGGGAAAGCCCGGCGAGTGGTTCTACTGCCTGGTGCACAAGAAGGTCGAAGAGGGCCCGGAATGTCCGGCCAAGGACCGCTTCGGCCCGTACGCCACGCCCGAGGAGGCGAGGCACGCCATGGAGACGGCGCAGGAGCGCAACCTCGAATGGCAGAACGATCCCAAGTGGAACGACAAGACCCGCGAAGACGAAGAGGGCACGACTCCCTGACCGGCTCCCTGATCCCCTGACCCCCTGCGGCCCCCCGCCCCCCTGCCCCTCACCAGCGGCTGGGGGGCGGCGCGGTCAGCTGGTCGGCCAGCCGCGCCAGCCGCTCCCGCAGCCGCCGCGGTCCGCGCCGCACCGGCAGGCCGTTCTCCCCGGCCGCGGCGCTGACCAGGTGCTGCACCGTGTCCAGGTCCAGTTCCGCGGTGGCGGCGGGCAC
Protein-coding sequences here:
- the map gene encoding type I methionyl aminopeptidase — protein: MSGQSLLVPGELSPVRSVPGNIRRPEYVGKPMPTPYTGPEVQSAETIEAMRIAGRIAARAMEEAAKHIAPGVTTDELDRVAHEFMCDHGAYPSTLGYRGFPKSLCSSLNEVICHGIPDSTVLKDGDIVNLDVTAYIGGVHGDNNATYLCGEVDEESRLLVERTREALNRAIKAVKPGRQINVIGRVIESYAKRFGYGVVRDFTGHGINSSFHSGLIVPHYDSPHATTVIEPGMTFTIEPMLTLGTHEYDMWEDGWTVVTKDRKRTAQFEHTLVVTDSGTEILTLP